In Acropora palmata chromosome 7, jaAcrPala1.3, whole genome shotgun sequence, one genomic interval encodes:
- the LOC141887123 gene encoding P2X purinoceptor 7-like yields the protein MDSDDSQSYSSSVSSSFESADETALADCAGTQPYLFEPSDSEASSGADSSESSEEETFERLQNTDWCTCGNCQRLTRVVECVCCSEIDCVVAKLNEAVEAEGLEEPPVCITQHRGLSAVCLNRWVLQTAWYQYKQQYADAYEGPDHKQKRHIAYRQLARWCWGLLGKQIRVVLPSCAVCCIRAHFPPPGIEEDFVFEGFRFPDK from the exons ATGGATTCAGACGATTCGCAAAGTTATTCGTCGTCGGTGTCTTCGTCTTTTGAAAGTGCCGACGAAACTGCTCTAGCCGATTGTGCAGGCACCCAACCATACCTATTCGAGCCTTCTGATAGCGAAGCCAGCTCGGGTGCAGATTCGAGCGAATCCAGCGAGGAGGAGACATTCGAGCGCTTACAAAACACAGACTG GTGTACTTGTGGGAATTGCCAGCGACTAACTAGAGTGGTGGAATGCGTCTGTTGTTCGGAAATTGACTGTGTGGTGGCAAAACTCAACGAAGCGGTCGAGGCCGAAGGACTTGAAGAGCCCCCAGTGTGCATTACGCAACACCGGGGGTTAAGTGCTGTTTGCTTGAATCGGTGGGTTCTTCAAACGGCATGGTACCAGTATAAGCAGCAATATGCCGATGCATATGAAGGTCCTGATCACAAACAGAAGAGGCACATAGCCTACAGGCAGCTAGCAAGGTGGTGCTGGGGACTTTTGGGGAAGCAGATAAGAGTGGTTCTCCCTTCATGTGCAGTTTGTTGCATTCGGGCACACTTTCCACCCCCAGGAATCGAAGAAGATTTTGTGTTTGAAGGATTTCGATTTCCCGACAAGTAG
- the LOC141886753 gene encoding uncharacterized protein LOC141886753, which produces MDLEQNKILDSQLVQSNEVKNSNAMEKEGLQRSLQFLTDEGLSLDTLITDRHVQIRKHMRERWPAIKHRLDGWHIGKGIGKKIDSLAKKKDCAVVAKWKKSVVNHMFWCAASTGDDDGDLKAAKWLSITNHIMNKHSGHQSPLFSQCLHGRLHGRERKKKWLSPGSQPYEKLTEVLTKGSLLKDIKQMSGAHATSSLEAFHSVQNHFATKRLAFSYHGMTSR; this is translated from the exons ATGGATttagagcaaaacaaaattctaGATTCTCAGCTGGTCCAG AGTAATGAAGTAAAGAACTCCAATGCAATGGAAAAAGAAGGCCTGCAAAGATCACTTCAATTCTTAACTGATGAAGGACTCTCTCTTGACACCTTGATAACAGACAGACATGTCCAGATTAGAAAGCACATGAGGGAGAGATGGCCTGCCATTAAGCACAGATTGGATGGTTGGCATATTGGCAAAG gtatTGGTAAAAAGATTGACAGCcttgcaaaaaagaaagactgtGCTGTGGtagcaaaatggaaaaagagcGTGGTCAACCACATGTTCTGGTGTGCTGCATCAACTGGTGATGATGATGGAGATTTAAAGGCAGCAAAGTGGCTCTCAATTACTAATCACATCATGAACAAGCATTCGGGACATCAAAGTCCCTTGTTTTCACAGTGTCTTCATGGTAGACTGCATggcagagaaagaaaaaagaaatggctcAGCCCGG GTTCACAACCTTATGAGAAACTGACAGAGGTACTGACCAAGGGCTCGCTGTTAAAGGATATCAAGCAGATGTCTGGAGCACATGCCACTTCATCACTTGAGGCCTTCCATTCAGTACAAAACCACTTTGCTACAAAACGCTTAGCTTTCTCCTACCATGGAATGACCAGCAGGTAA